CGTGAATAATTTTGCGCGCTAATTTCGCATCGCTGTTACCATCAGATTTTCGACTATGCGTGCTGTCTTTGATACTCGTTAACTTTTAAGCGGCTTACTCGGAATATGCAGATGAAACGTTCCTGACTGCAGAGTTGATCTTTATAACTACAGAGACATTAGTTATAAAGATACTTCGACATTAACGATCCCGTTAAGTAtactttcattaaaataagctTTTCATTTTGCACAAGGGTAAAAAGTATCTTGTAAAtctcattattttctatatttttttgaataatattataccaCCGCATTTTACGCGGTGAAAATGCCAGTGAATGCCAGCGCGGATGGTTACGGCGAATTTCGCATATTTACCTGCCGCgttaaaatatgtccataatAGCGTTTATTATGCAGAATATTTTACTCTCCTCTATTTTACTCCCGCATCAAACTTTAATGATTAAACCCTTTGACCAATTAcgaatcaatttttcattgaCGAAAATTTCGGAACATCAATTTAACAGTTTATGATGCTAGATTTTTGTTTACggattttatcaaaagaatttcaaaaaagggagagaaataTCCGCGAATATGCCTTTGAATGAAGTATACGTTATCGTTGGGAAATAAATTTAGGCGTTTGTTATCGCGATCATCAATTCTGTCTGTACTAAGATCCTCCATTAGCCCGGCTATACCCACGTTGCGTTAAAGGCAGTACGTTGCGCATGTAAATTGCGGTTCCACCAGCTTTGCTCAACGTCGGATTCGATACTCAGCTCGGTCCATGTTACGGTTAGGCTGGTCTTAAATGTGGCAACGAAATTTCTGCCCCTGCTTGCGCCAGATTACTGATACTACTACGCACGCGGATATTAACCCGCATACAACGCACATACTTACGCGGCAAACATTTTGACACACGACAGTGTTTCATCTCGCTAAGGAAATTGATTGCAAACAGCAATCAATTTATAAGCAATCAAATATCCAGCGACATTACGAATGTAATAAGCATCCGAGAGAATATTACATAACTTTAATCGAATATTCAATcgctttaaaaattaaattgcgtGTTGAATTTTCGAGGATCTCACATATGTTTATTCCTTTCTTTCGTACTGAACTGAATCCCCGTACTCCGTTTTACATGGCGTTACACGTTAGAGTTTAGATTGATGGTCGCGTTTAATCGTGATTTATCTCCCGGCCATTTAAGGCCCTAAACGCGGCAATGAATTCCGTAACCAGCGCCCAATTACAGCCATCCAGTGCACGGGCCAACACTCGCGCGTGCACTCGCGCGCCTTCGCAACAAGCGGATGCATTTGTCGTTGCCAGGCTTTTACGGCTTCGTAACCGCACCCGATGTTCTTCGTGTTGAGTGCCGTGAGTATTTTGGGTCCGCGGAGACAAATGACGCGTTTCATCATTCCGCCCTTCCCGATTGCAGATGTACCCTCGCTATCGAGGCGATGGTAGTAGCAGGTAATCCCTCTCCAATTTTCGAGTGTAACTACAGCACCTTTTTCCGACAACGATCCGTCACTCGGTTACGTCACCGCGCGTGAGAAGCGTCACGCGCACGATCTTTTATCGGCGCTCACGTCGCGCTCTACCACTTGCCCTTTTCCCTTCGCTCGGTCGCAAATCATGCGCCGCGAATCATGACACTCGTAAGTACGTCTGATTCatgagggagggaggggacgAGACTCGAAGCTTAAGTCGCAAAGATCCACGGGATTGCAGACGCGCTGTAACAAAAGTAAACGAAGTCTGAGCGGAAAAAGCGCGAGGGGAGCTcgcttttatcattttttttctctcccccccccccttccacTTTGGAAAGAAATCTGAAACAGGTGATACGTTAGtgacaaaaaacttttttaattaaaatctcatttaaatgtcgattaattatacattcgcTTGGGAAAGGGGAAGAAAGGTAAAGGAAGAACATCGATGAACCACGTAAAagctcgaaaaaaaaaaaaaactccgaAGCCACACGCTATCGAAAGATCGCGGCAAAGATCGCTTTCGCATTGCTACTCGacaatgaatattttacgcTTCTGGAAAAATAGGTCTCTTTGTCACTCTATCCGTATCGATCCTCTCGGGTCTCTTCGTTGATCTCGCATTTCTTCTTTCCGTTACCACACATTCCTTGGCTTTCTGGTTTTCCTCGTTGGAAGCAGTGTGAGAGCCTCGAGTGATACTTTACACCGGCTCTTAGTGAGCGCGTCCTAATGGAATATTTGCGGAGATCCTTCCTTTTTCAAACCCTTTATCGGAGAACCGAGTTTCTTTGAGCGCGCTCGTGGTCGCGTTTCTCTTACCAGTAGGTAAAATTGTGATTTATCGCAcaagggaaagagaaagagaaagagagagagagagagagagagcgaaacTTAAAGCGCGCGGCTTAAAAAGGTCGCCGCCGTTACGGCGACGGTGGGCGACAATgggcccaaaaacggtttaataCCAGCGTATCCGTACATATACGCGATATGATCTATTGTTTCCCAAGACGGGCAAGAATATAATACCACCGGTGATTTATCGTTCCGTTATTCGATCTCGTGCATGCCTCCGTGTTTTCGACAAAGTGGCGAACACTTCGGTATAGCAACTCGTAAATCTGTAAGACACTTGTATCTAACGTCAAAATCTCTCGTTCGATCTATGTTGCAACAATGACGGAGGTAAGGGGGACTGATCCCTTGATTACCATTTTGTCATATTTGTGTGAGAATCACTCGTAAAAATGGTGatagttttgagaaaaattggCCCATTTTgccatatttatatttaaaggatttttagtatattagcaaaaaattCTAGTTAgatctgtttttaaaaaaagttttattagatCCACGAGTTTACTTTTGCGAGTATCTGTCGTTGGCCTTGTACATTACAAATTAGAGCTTCTTTCCAGACTTTACTTACaaaagtacaatatttttcacagatGGTGTTTAAAGGTCTTGCTTGATGTTTATCTTTATTGtgttttacttcttttttctgCTTTTATCTTCAAGTTTCTTCACGATAACAGGTTCTTTTGGAATAATTATGGGTCTTGGTTCCGGTAACGGGATATAATTTCGCGGTGACTTAAATTCCACTTCAAGACTGTGCTTCATATCGTTGGTGGCGGTGATTTGTCTTGTTGTCTTTAGAAACAACATTTCTTCCTCCGGTTTTTTCGGAGTAGGTGCTTGATTGTGTATTATGTTGATTTTTGGACAGCCTCTCTTGCATTTCTTACCTTACAATTCCAGAaggatattattttgtaataactttaacataacatattttagttttgtaaataatcttattattaaaatttttattgcaaatagcaaaattaatattcaaataatactaacggattttacttttatttttttttgtattatatattatagtgtTTTGCTATTTATAGCTAATATTTTACCATGTTTATCCAAACAATTAACATCAATGATAGGTTCGGCAATTTGTCCGTTTACAGCTTGAACGCGATGTTTATCTTTTGGTAATTTAACGGTTAAAATGTTACCGTCAATCTCATGTGATACCTCATCATATGGTGATTGTGCATTAGTTGGACACACAGCGCAACGATTCATGATTTTTCCGATacgattataaattaatttgttttatcattaaatgtaaattgtacatctattaaaatttgattgtttaaggttattcaaaataatttgggCGTTTAAGACAAATTCGCATATCTCATGTTAGCATATTGCTGTCATCGTCTTGACTGTTTCATTTTTTCATGCTATACGTTGATTGTGTATCTCGCATTTCAGTTTGGTCTGCCAACAGGAGTTTGAATCAGATTTTCATAACTGTTTTTAgcgtattatttttacaatttggtCTTATTACTCTTTAAGTTGGTTATCACGGTCGAAAACACAATAGTAACGCTACCGTCTGAAGTTGTGTTTAACAAACGGCACGAATTATTCTTGCAGTTGAAATCTTTATATGTCAAGTGTACATAAAGAGAAATATCTGCGCGAGCGAAGTGCTTTTCTTCCCTCTGCCTAGCCTCGCTACATAAAGACGGTGGCGGAAATAAGGAGaaagaaagtatataaaagCGAAATGCAGATGAGGAAGGACTGCAACGGGGGAGGACGACTCCGTTTCCCCGTAGAACCGTCGGGCTCTGGAGGAAGCAGCGGGACAGTTGGCCGCCGGGAATAGCTTCGCTGTTTTCACTCGGAAATTTCTTCTGGACAGAAGACGATATGCCGACGAGAGTTCCGCCTCTCCGTTTCGAGAGCTCTCATTGTTTCGCTCGGTCTCCGACTTTCGCCGGTATTGCGGCGGGAGGAGGCCCCCGCGTGTCATTCCGCGAAGTGCGTGGAATCGTACTTCACAAATAGATACGCAAATATTGTCTCAGTTTGGTTCTCGCCCACACAAGCGTCGCACACCTCCAAACGCCGTAATATATATCACGTGCCGTTTCTTCTCTGCCGCCTCAACAGcgctttaatttttctctcctcGCTATATCCCCGGcactttcattttctttttccttcccTTTTTCactcgagttttttttttttccttttcgagCGCGCGCCGCTAGGAGAACTTAATATTCTTGGCACCTAAACTTCTCCTTTGTTACGTAACTTCATAACGCTCTTAATGTCTGcgcttttaaaagataatatttcagttttttttccgttgatatttttgctttctctctctctccctctcccgcCACCCACCTTTCTCCACCCTTTTTTTGCGGTACAGCTAGTTTTCTACGTgatgtttttttcaaaatagctctttttcaagaaaatctattaaacAGATGGTTATATGTACATCTGGAATATCTCcggtaaaataaaacatttttcataaaaaaacatgCGCGGACGTTACTACATTTTAAGCGGCACGTATGTGCATGCGTATTGCATGCGTGTGGTCTGCCATGTCGGTTTACGCGATGGACAGAGGGATGGAaccaggggggggggggaggaacgAATATTTGGACGAACTCAAAAATTCCATCAATCTCCCCGTTCATTCTCGGTCGCGCGATATTCGACGTGCTCTATCATGGAGATATGCTTCATGCGGCCGAAGGGGTATGCTAATATTATGCGGGCGCTTTCATATAACGTGCGCGGGGCTGCGGAGCATGTTTTACTTTCATGAAGTACTTCGTCCGGTTAATACTTCCGGCAGGGGGAAAAGTCGAggggaaaaatttttttttttcaatcgcgCGCGATTCAATAACTCGGGATGCCCGAGTTTGAGACGAATCGGTCGGCGCGATTGTTACCGTTGCATAATCAGCTTTTAAAACATCTCCCTTTAGGATGGCGCGAACCGGTGCCCCAAAGTCGGCGTGTCGCTTTTTGTGCAAAGTCGCTGAAAAGTTCGGACTGTTGAACTTTTAATCGATAATCCGGCG
Above is a window of Monomorium pharaonis isolate MP-MQ-018 chromosome 10, ASM1337386v2, whole genome shotgun sequence DNA encoding:
- the LOC105828992 gene encoding uncharacterized protein LOC105828992, with the protein product MNRCAVCPTNAQSPYDEVSHEIDGNILTVKLPKDKHRVQAVNGQIAEPIIDVNCLDKHGKKCKRGCPKINIIHNQAPTPKKPEEEMLFLKTTRQITATNDMKHSLEVEFKSPRNYIPLPEPRPIIIPKEPVIVKKLEDKSRKKK